A region of Vitis vinifera cultivar Pinot Noir 40024 chromosome 15, ASM3070453v1 DNA encodes the following proteins:
- the LOC109124010 gene encoding uncharacterized protein LOC109124010 isoform X1 — translation MAIQNPSDPIPTQNPSDPIPTQNPSNPIPTQNPSDPIPTQNPDPTPIWISCNHCRRRFVSMQNIQAVVVQARDPSSIYYVADDSYRIFRPGIFSHPKEVSFEWIRAANQTTNLVVGRMYCSKCAQPAGWKVARFCCQFLLLVLATKNLNAVVQCDKHVGAISSE, via the exons ATGGCAATACAAAATCCCAGCGACCCAATTCCAACACAAAATCCCAGCGACCCAATTCCAACACAAAATCCCAGCAACCCAATTCCAACACAAAATCCCAGCGACCCAATTCCAACACAAAATCCCGACCCAACTCCAATATGGATCAGCTGTAACCACTGCCGTCGACGCTTTGTTAGCATGCAAAACATTCAA GCTGTTGTTGTACAAGCCAGGGATCCCAGTTCTATCTACTATGTGGCTGATGATTC TTATCGCATATTCCGTCCTGGCATATTCAGTCATCCCAAAGAAGTAAGTTTTGAATGGATTAGGGCTGCCAATCAGACGACTAATCTTGTCGTGGGCCGTATGTACTGTTCCAAATGCGCACAACCTGCTGGCTGGAAAGTC GCCAGGTTTTGCTGCCAGTTCCTCCTGCTCGTCCTCGCTACTAAGAATCTCAATGCAGTTGTCCAATGTGATAAACACGTGGGTGCAATATCAAgtgaataa
- the LOC109124009 gene encoding uncharacterized protein LOC109124009: MSARFRKVTDWPETLEPAIPTPEPTENPDEWITCNHCSQRLISSQNVRGVVVQARDPSASYHVAEDVANIFHLDDVVHLGYKRIRAENQETDLTLARVYCCTCRLPAGWKVLQRSESHPIVHVDDFLLYVPPPPLPPSES, translated from the exons ATGTCTGCTCGTTTCAG GAAAGTGACAGATTGGCCGGAAACACTGGAACCAGCCATACCAACACCGGAACCAACAGAAAATCCCGACGAATGGATCACCTGTAATCACTGCTCCCAACGCTTAATTAGCAGCCAAAATGTTCGA GGTGTTGTTGTACAAGCCAGGGATCCCAGTGCTAGCTACCATGTGGCTGAGGACGT TGCCAATATATTCCATCTAGACGATGTGGTACATCTAGGTTATAAAAGGATTAGAGCTGAGAATCAGGAGACTGATTTGACTTTGGCCCGAGTCTATTGTTGTACATGCAGACTACCTGCTGGCTGGAAAGTT CTTCAGCGGAGCGAAAGCCACCCTATTGTCCATGTAGACGACTTTTTGCTGTatgttcctcctcctcctcttcctccTTCTGAGTCATAA
- the LOC104881808 gene encoding uncharacterized protein LOC104881808, with the protein MYPNFRKVIVPKTSRPTTSTPDPTATWLSCHYCSRLFSSSPNVRGVVVQAREPNTSYYVADYVTNTYRPDNGLIISEWITAENGENNLALTRIYCDRCRLPAGWKVLQRSQTHPIVDVGHVLLPVTPPAASPSQP; encoded by the exons ATGTATCCTAATTTCAG GAAAGTGATAGTTCCGAAAACATCAAGACCAACCACATCAACACCGGACCCAACTGCAACATGGCTCAGCTGTCATTACTGCTCTCGGCTCTTTAGTAGCAGCCCAAATGTTCGA GGTGTTGTTGTACAAGCCAGGGAACCCAATACTAGCTACTATGTGGCTGATTACGT TACTAACACTTACCGTCCAGACAATGGATTAATAATTTCTGAATGGATTACAGCTGAAAATGGGGAGAATAATTTGGCCTTGACCCGTATCTACTGTGACAGATGCAGACTACCTGCTGGCTGGAAAGTC CTTCAGCGGAGCCAAACCCACCCTATTGTCGATGTAGGCCATGTTTTGCTGCCAGTTACTCCTCCTGCTGCTTCTCCTTCTCAGCCATAA
- the LOC109124010 gene encoding uncharacterized protein LOC109124010 isoform X2 — MAIQNPSDPIPTQNPSDPIPTQNPSNPIPTQNPSDPIPTQNPDPTPIWISCNHCRRRFVSMQNIQAVVVQARDPSSIYYVADDSYRIFRPGIFSHPKEVSFEWIRAANQTTNLVVGRMYCSKCAQPAGWKVLEGSQWHPAIRAGQVLLPVPPARPRY; from the exons ATGGCAATACAAAATCCCAGCGACCCAATTCCAACACAAAATCCCAGCGACCCAATTCCAACACAAAATCCCAGCAACCCAATTCCAACACAAAATCCCAGCGACCCAATTCCAACACAAAATCCCGACCCAACTCCAATATGGATCAGCTGTAACCACTGCCGTCGACGCTTTGTTAGCATGCAAAACATTCAA GCTGTTGTTGTACAAGCCAGGGATCCCAGTTCTATCTACTATGTGGCTGATGATTC TTATCGCATATTCCGTCCTGGCATATTCAGTCATCCCAAAGAAGTAAGTTTTGAATGGATTAGGGCTGCCAATCAGACGACTAATCTTGTCGTGGGCCGTATGTACTGTTCCAAATGCGCACAACCTGCTGGCTGGAAAGTC CTTGAGGGGAGCCAATGGCACCCTGCTATCCGTGCAGGCCAGGTTTTGCTGCCAGTTCCTCCTGCTCGTCCTCGCTACTAA